A region from the Triticum urartu cultivar G1812 chromosome 1, Tu2.1, whole genome shotgun sequence genome encodes:
- the LOC125522676 gene encoding polygalacturonase At1g48100-like: MEARTAIALLLALVVAASFLCDGVHSRHHHHTKRHSVRPPSHAPGPAGPRRAPSPKHGSPSAPPPARTPPSAPPMPGAPAPAPSDDGDNVYDVIKDFGAVGDGVTDDTDAIKTAWDTACQDDGEGVVLAAAGHSFLVHTTTFTGPCQGSVTLQIDGTIVAPSEPTTWPANSKRNWLVFYKADGMALRGSGLIDGKGQKWWDLPCKPHKGGSTHGPCDSPVALRFFMSNNVTVQGLRVQDSPEFHFRFDSCRGVHVDSLSISSPALSPNTDGIHVENTQDVLITNTVVSNGDDCVSIGAGTLNVHIENVTCGPGHGISIGSLGKQGSRACVANITVRNAVIRHSDNGVRIKTWQGGSGSVSAVTFENVRMDAVRNPIIIDQYYCLTKSCENATTAVFVSDITYAGIRGTYDVRGPPIHFGCSDAVPCTNITLSGVELLPASGDTVDSPFCWNVYGNTTTPIVPPVACLIEGVPRNVDEASSLKCY; this comes from the exons ATGGAGGCCCGGACCGCCATTGCGCTGCTCCTCGCGCTCGTGGTCGCCGCGAGCTTCCTCTGCGACGGCGTCCAcagccgccaccaccaccacaccaagcgCCACTCCGTGCGGCCGCCGTCCCACGCACCCGGGCCTGCGGGACCGAGGAGGGCACCTTCACCTAAGCATGGGTCTCCGTCTGCACCACCGCCGGCCAGGACGCCACCGTCAGCCCCTCCAATGCCGGGCGCGCCCGCGCCGGCCCCGTCCGACGATGGCGACAACGTGTACGACGTCATCAAGGACTTCGGCGCGGTCGGGGACGGCGTGACGGACGACACGGACGCGATCAAGACCGCGTGGGACACGGCGTGCCAGGACGACGGGGAGGGCGTCGTCCTCGCGGCCGCCGGGCACTCGTTCCTGGTGCACACCACCACCTTCACCGGGCCGTGCCAGGGCAGCGTCACGCTGCAGATCGACGGCACGATCGTGGCGCCCAGCGAGCCCACCACGTGGCCGGCCAACAGCAAGCGCAACTGGCTGGTGTTCTACAAGGCCGACGGCATGGCGCTGCGCGGCTCCGGGCTCATCGACGGCAAGGGCCAGAAGTGGTGGGATCTCCCCTGCAAGCCTCACAAGGGAGGAAGCACCCACGGACCTTGTGACAGCCCGGTG GCGCTTAGGTTTTTCATGAGCAACAACGTGACGGTGCAAGGGCTCAGAGTGCAGGACAGCCCGGAGTTCCACTTCCGGTTCGACAGCTGCCGCGGCGTGCACGTCGACAGCCTCTCCATTAGCTCCCCGGCGCTGAGCCCCAACACCGACGGCATCCACGTCGAGAACACCCAGGACGTGCTCATCACCAACACCGTCGTCTCCAACGGCGACGACTGTGTCTCCATCGGCGCCGGCACCCTCAACGTCCACATCGAGAACGTCACCTGCGGCCCCGGCCACGGCATCAG CATCGGGAGCCTGGGAAAGCAGGGGTCGCGGGCGTGCGTGGCCAACATCACGGTGCGGAACGCGGTGATCCGGCACTCGGACAACGGCGTGAGGATCAAGACGTGGCAGGGCGGCTCCGGGTCGGTGTCGGCGGTGACCTTCGAGAACGTGCGCATGGACGCCGTGCGCAACCCCATCATCATCGACCAGTACTACTGCCTCACCAAGAGCTGCGAGAACGCCACCACCGCCGTCTTCGTCTCCGACATCACCTACGCCGGCATCCGGGGCACCTACGACGTGCGCGGCCCGCCCATCCACTTCGGCTGCAGCGACGCCGTGCCCTGCACCAACATCACCCTCTCCGGCGTCGAGCTGCTGCCCGCCTCCGGCGACACCGTCGACAGCCCCTTCTGCTGGAACGTCTACGGCAACACCACCACGCCCATTGTGCCGCCGGTGGCGTGCCTCATAGAGGGCGTGCCCAGGAACGTGGATGAAGCTAGCAGCTTGAAGTGTTACTGA